AAATGTACAGACTACATTTTGAAACAATGCCCGGGAGGTAAggatggtggggatggggtgCACCTCAGCTGACTGGCAACAGAGCTTTTCCTTCCCGTCCTTCCTTTATCTCTAGCTCAGTGTTCCCTGGTGTCCCTGGGACAGTGTTGGAGGAAATGCAGAGATAAGTAACCTTTCCAAGCCACTAAGGCAGGGCTCGCTATGTTATGGAACCCTgggatgttccttttttttttttttttaatttatttatgatagtcacacagagagagagagagagagagagagagaggcagagacacaggcagagagagaagcaggctccatgcaccgggagcccgatacgggattcgatcccgggtctccaggatcccgggtctccagatcgcgccctgggccaaaggcaggcgccaaaccgctgcgccacccagggatcctgggatgtTCCTTTTTTGTAGAGTGAACCTGGTTCCTATTTTTACCCACGTGGTGTGTTTTCCCAAGTGAAACACTGACTTCGATGGTTCTGTTTGGAAAGGGGCATTCTTATAGAGTGGGTTTGCTTCCAGTGGGCCCAGTGGCGAGGCCTGGCTGCGCTGGCCCTCCGGTGCTGTCAGTGGGGGACAGGGAGGACAGAGGTGCCTGCATTCCCTGCCCCACTCCGGGACCTGCCACAGGTGCCTCCGAGTGACTGGCAGTGTGTTTTTCCTTTGCAGGGTGAGCTCAGCAAAGGCTTTGTGGAGGCTCTGAAGGCAGTTGTGGGGAGCTCTCACGTGTCCACGGCTGCCGCCCACCGAGAGCAGCACGGACACGATGAGTCCATGCACAGGTGTGGGGGCCCTCCCCCATCAGAGCCAGGGGGGCTGGGCTGCTGGGAGTAAGAGTCCTGGACTGTCTTCTCCCCCACCCATCTGTTTTAGGGGGGCTCTGGCATTCTCTACCTCTCCTGCACATCCATCCCTCCCCAGCCGTGTAGCCTCAGGCCCTGTGATATCTTGGGGCTCCTTAGACAAGAGCAGGACTAGAGGGTGCCATGCTCCCAGAAATTGCTGAGGGTCTGGTTCTAGGTGCCAACCTCCAGACGCCGTGGTGTGGCCCCAGAATGTGGAACAGGTCAGCCAGTTGGCAGCCCTGTGCTACAGCCAAGGAGTGCCCATCATCCCATTTGGCACTGGCACGGGGCTTGAAGGTGGCGTCTGTGCAGTGCAGGTATgcagcgcccccctcccccgcatcCCCCCACCATCCTGCCTGGGCTCTGGCCCCCTCCCATATGTCACATTTGTGGCTGCCTCCACCCTGCCTTACCTGCCGCCTGGGGGCTCCAGACTGGCCGCCAGGTCAGTCCCTAGATGGGGTCCTATGGAATGTGGCCTGGCCCTGGAAAGACGGAGGTCAATCAGCAACTTGGCGCCCTTCCTGTCAGGGTGGTGTCTGCATCAACCTGACCCATATGGACCGAATCCTGAAGCTGAATCCAGAAGATTTCTCTGTGGTGGTGGAGCCAGGCGTCACCCGCAAAGCTCTCAACACCTACCTGCGGGACAGTGGCCTCTGGTTTCCTGTGGGTAGGCTAGAACTTCAGGCCCTTCTCTGGGGCCCTGAGGGCTCCCAGGTGGCAGGGCTGTTTTGGGGGCTTGAGGGGACCCCTGTATCTCTGGGCACTTGCCCCAGGCTGCCTTCTGCCTGCACTCTGCCCTCCAGACCCAGGCGCagatgcctctctctgtggcatGGTGGCCACCGGGGCCTCGGGCACCAATGCTGTGCGCTATGGCACGATGCGTGACAACGTGCTGAATCTGGAGGTGGTGCTGCCTGGCGGCCGGCTGCTTCACACCGCAGGCCTAGGCCGTCACTTCCGGTGAGCACCCTCCACCCCCGGGAACTGAGGC
The Vulpes lagopus strain Blue_001 chromosome 10, ASM1834538v1, whole genome shotgun sequence genome window above contains:
- the LDHD gene encoding probable D-lactate dehydrogenase, mitochondrial isoform X3, encoding MASLLRAAATLGLFPRRGYCSRGAQLSVPWCPWDSVGGNAEGELSKGFVEALKAVVGSSHVSTAAAHREQHGHDESMHRCQPPDAVVWPQNVEQVSQLAALCYSQGVPIIPFGTGTGLEGGVCAVQGGVCINLTHMDRILKLNPEDFSVVVEPGVTRKALNTYLRDSGLWFPVDPGADASLCGMVATGASGTNAVRYGTMRDNVLNLEVVLPGGRLLHTAGLGRHFRKSAAGYNLTGLFVGSEGTLGLITAATLRLHPVPEATVAATCAFPSVQAAVDTTVHILQAAVPVARIEFLDEVMMDACNRHSQLNCPVAPTLFLEFHGSEQALAEQIQRAEEIAGHNGASLFSWAKEAEERRRLWAARHSAWYAALALRPGCKGQRAQSRAASFCG